In Nocardioides conyzicola, one genomic interval encodes:
- a CDS encoding ABC transporter permease, with protein sequence MIFALLGLALVIAVLGIVNTLALSVIERTREVGLLRAIGLSRSQLRLMITLESVVIAVLGALLGVVLGLGFGVALMYAVRDQGLEVISVPVGQLVVFLVLSVIIGVLAAVFPARRAARLDVLRAIATD encoded by the coding sequence ATGATCTTCGCGCTGCTCGGTCTCGCGCTGGTGATCGCGGTCCTCGGCATCGTCAACACCCTGGCGCTGTCCGTGATCGAGCGGACCCGCGAGGTGGGCCTGCTCCGCGCCATCGGTCTGAGCCGGTCCCAGCTGCGGCTGATGATCACGCTGGAGTCGGTGGTGATCGCCGTCCTCGGTGCCCTGCTGGGTGTGGTGCTGGGGCTCGGGTTCGGTGTCGCGCTGATGTACGCCGTACGCGACCAGGGCCTCGAGGTGATCAGCGTCCCGGTGGGCCAGCTCGTGGTCTTCCTGGTGCTCTCGGTGATCATCGGCGTGCTGGCCGCAGTCTTCCCGGCGCGCCGCGCGGCGCGGCTCGACGTGCTCCGCGCAATTGCGACGGACTGA
- a CDS encoding GntR family transcriptional regulator produces MRTLVTGAAPGSPAPSERELVHRFGVARMTVRQAMDALVVEGLLERIPGRGTFVARPRRTASRLTSYSEEMARRGLLPESQTLLARREQAGPGVARALNVSEGDAVIHWRRLRRADAQPMCIEDAYLNEVLIPGFLQSGMPTSLYDALEARGLRPTWAEDSINADVASEDEAELLELTPGASVLRHSRRGSAGEKVVEVSRTVYRADRFTMWLQVGAES; encoded by the coding sequence GTGCGCACCCTCGTCACGGGGGCAGCACCCGGTTCGCCTGCACCATCCGAGCGTGAGCTGGTGCATCGGTTCGGCGTTGCCCGCATGACGGTACGACAGGCGATGGATGCGCTCGTGGTCGAAGGACTGCTCGAGCGCATTCCCGGACGCGGCACCTTCGTGGCCCGTCCCCGACGGACGGCGAGCCGGCTGACGAGCTACAGCGAGGAGATGGCCCGCCGCGGCCTCCTCCCCGAGTCGCAGACGCTGCTGGCCCGGCGTGAGCAGGCCGGCCCTGGTGTCGCGCGGGCGCTCAACGTGAGCGAGGGCGACGCGGTGATCCACTGGCGTCGGCTGCGCCGCGCGGACGCCCAGCCGATGTGCATCGAGGACGCCTACCTCAACGAGGTCCTGATCCCCGGCTTCCTGCAGAGCGGGATGCCCACCAGCCTGTACGACGCGCTCGAGGCGCGGGGCCTGCGGCCGACCTGGGCCGAGGACTCGATCAACGCCGACGTCGCCAGCGAGGACGAGGCCGAGCTCCTCGAGCTGACTCCCGGCGCGTCGGTGCTCCGGCACTCGCGGCGCGGGTCGGCGGGCGAGAAGGTCGTCGAGGTCTCGCGGACGGTCTACCGGGCCGACCGCTTCACCATGTGGCTGCAGGTCGGCGCCGAGTCATAG
- a CDS encoding copper homeostasis protein CutC, which translates to MGQALLEVAVLDPRDVSGAEEGGADRLLLSTPEGMSPEPVLVSSVCRETDLPVHVVLRLNDTWTTTGGELARLAGLGESYLGCGATGVSFGFLDGDLEIDTEVCAYLSGLLPGVPWTFGRAIDDTLDPRRSWRRLMDLPDLAAARSAGSPRGLSVGFDDLIETAADPRVARLLMPGGGLLAEHVPWFVRADVYQFHLGRQVRPGGSLKAYVDAGHVRSWRLLVDDALERAVRSVG; encoded by the coding sequence ATGGGCCAGGCGCTCCTCGAGGTCGCCGTCCTCGATCCGCGTGACGTGTCCGGCGCGGAGGAGGGCGGAGCCGATCGGCTGCTCCTCTCCACACCGGAGGGGATGTCGCCCGAGCCCGTGCTCGTCTCGTCCGTCTGCCGGGAGACCGATCTCCCCGTCCACGTGGTGCTCCGGCTCAACGACACCTGGACCACCACCGGCGGTGAGCTGGCCCGGCTGGCCGGGCTGGGCGAGAGCTACCTCGGCTGCGGTGCGACCGGCGTCTCCTTCGGCTTCCTCGACGGTGACCTCGAGATCGACACCGAGGTGTGCGCCTACCTGTCGGGCCTGCTGCCCGGCGTGCCCTGGACCTTCGGTCGCGCGATCGACGATACCCTCGACCCGCGGCGCTCGTGGCGACGGCTGATGGACCTGCCCGACCTCGCCGCCGCGCGCTCGGCCGGCTCGCCGCGGGGGCTGTCCGTCGGCTTCGACGACCTGATCGAGACCGCGGCCGACCCCCGGGTCGCCCGCCTGCTGATGCCCGGGGGCGGGCTGCTCGCCGAGCACGTGCCGTGGTTCGTGCGCGCCGACGTGTACCAGTTCCACCTCGGCCGGCAGGTCCGTCCCGGCGGCTCGCTCAAGGCGTACGTCGACGCCGGCCACGTCCGGTCCTGGCGGCTGC